One window of Nostoc sp. C052 genomic DNA carries:
- a CDS encoding Ig-like domain-containing protein yields MASQRSPELIIADTWPMSMGYSYINYDYNGKACMIYNIKPKILLLVTVQAIAFQPNNVSVPSGYIKDVGQAYDNTRGFGWVREDSLGNTTPTPLDIQLNTRDRNQSGIDQRLNRLIHLQYPVAYSGAAVKIPAAWEYALSNGSYNVTVSVGDAGNAVDSNHQINIEGTPAIAGFVPTATKKFTAVTRIVNVADGKLTIDARGGQNTKLNYIAIAPGNQPSVRISNPTDSQTNVSPDISITADVNLPNSGIAVNSISASTIKLIDSSTNTQVNVNYNTSGGGDVIVLSPINRLKNNTKYFLQITDGVKDSNGVAFLPYSISFTTGIFVNPVSNITFEQVSLANVPAKPYTTVLIGPDNKLYAATLLGEILRFPINANGTLGTPQTISSLQTANGGNRTIIGMHFAPSSTNASNLILWVTNNYYWNSTVDAPEWTGKITRLSGINLETVQDYVVDLPRSSRDHLTNSIEFKPSEPNVLYVLQGSNSSTGAPNTAWSNRPERLLTGAVLRVDLSKITSPPLSVKTEDGGTYNPFGLGAAVTIFASGVRNAYDLVWHTNGQLYVPMNGSAAGGNTPNTPIPLPLACQNRIDKATNGIYTSPSVPGLSSIGTQRDFLFRVVKNGYYGHPNPKRCEWVLSGGNPTAGIDPVQINEYPVGTLPDRNWKGIAFDFGEHFSPNGVIEYRSNVLGGQLQGKLLVTRFSAGKDIIVLTPGGANLDIVNFQTGITGFTGFNPSPLDLVENPANGNLYVAQLSQETSIGKITLLRPLH; encoded by the coding sequence TTGGCTAGTCAAAGATCGCCGGAATTAATCATTGCAGATACTTGGCCAATGTCAATGGGTTACTCGTATATCAACTACGACTACAACGGCAAGGCATGTATGATTTACAATATTAAACCCAAAATACTTTTATTAGTTACTGTTCAAGCAATTGCTTTTCAACCAAATAACGTTTCTGTACCATCTGGGTATATTAAAGACGTTGGTCAAGCTTACGATAATACTCGAGGTTTTGGTTGGGTGCGTGAAGATAGCTTAGGTAATACTACACCTACTCCCCTTGATATTCAACTTAATACACGCGATCGCAACCAAAGTGGCATCGATCAACGACTTAATAGACTGATTCATCTACAATATCCTGTTGCCTATTCGGGAGCAGCAGTGAAGATCCCTGCTGCTTGGGAATATGCTTTGTCTAATGGTTCGTACAATGTGACTGTTAGTGTCGGTGATGCTGGTAATGCTGTAGATAGTAACCACCAGATTAATATCGAGGGTACGCCTGCTATTGCTGGCTTTGTACCAACAGCAACCAAAAAGTTTACCGCAGTTACCCGAATTGTAAATGTTGCTGATGGCAAGCTGACAATTGATGCTAGAGGTGGTCAGAATACCAAACTTAATTATATTGCGATCGCACCAGGTAATCAGCCCTCAGTCAGAATAAGCAATCCCACTGATAGTCAAACAAATGTGTCGCCAGATATCTCGATTACCGCAGACGTAAATCTGCCTAACAGTGGGATTGCAGTTAATAGCATTTCTGCTTCAACCATCAAGCTGATCGATAGCAGCACTAATACACAAGTCAATGTCAATTACAACACTTCGGGCGGTGGAGATGTGATTGTATTGTCCCCGATAAATCGTCTGAAGAACAATACTAAATATTTTTTACAAATCACCGATGGAGTTAAAGATAGTAATGGTGTGGCATTCTTACCCTACAGCATCAGTTTCACAACAGGCATCTTCGTTAACCCAGTCAGCAATATTACTTTTGAGCAAGTTTCCCTAGCAAATGTACCTGCCAAACCTTACACCACAGTATTGATTGGGCCTGACAATAAACTCTATGCTGCTACCTTACTAGGTGAAATTTTGCGTTTCCCGATCAATGCTAATGGCACTTTGGGTACGCCACAAACAATTTCTTCATTGCAGACTGCAAATGGTGGTAATCGAACTATCATTGGTATGCACTTTGCTCCTTCATCAACAAATGCAAGCAACTTAATTCTATGGGTAACAAACAACTACTATTGGAATTCAACTGTTGACGCGCCAGAGTGGACTGGTAAAATTACTCGATTGAGCGGTATCAACTTAGAGACAGTACAAGACTATGTGGTTGATTTACCGCGATCGAGCCGAGATCATCTAACCAACAGCATTGAGTTTAAGCCCAGTGAGCCAAATGTGCTGTATGTGTTGCAGGGTAGTAATAGTAGTACGGGCGCTCCAAACACAGCCTGGAGTAACCGTCCTGAACGGTTGTTAACTGGTGCTGTATTACGAGTTGACCTGTCCAAAATTACCTCACCTCCTTTGAGCGTTAAAACGGAGGATGGAGGTACTTATAACCCATTTGGTCTCGGAGCAGCTGTAACTATCTTTGCTAGCGGTGTACGTAATGCCTACGATCTGGTTTGGCACACCAATGGTCAGTTATATGTGCCAATGAATGGTTCAGCAGCAGGTGGCAATACGCCAAATACACCTATTCCCCTACCTCTTGCCTGCCAAAACCGGATTGATAAAGCTACTAATGGGATTTATACGAGTCCATCTGTACCTGGACTTAGCAGTATAGGTACGCAGCGAGACTTTTTGTTTCGCGTTGTTAAAAATGGTTATTATGGTCATCCCAATCCTAAGCGTTGTGAGTGGGTGTTGAGTGGAGGAAATCCCACCGCTGGTATAGATCCAGTTCAGATAAATGAATATCCTGTTGGTACTTTACCTGACCGAAATTGGAAGGGTATTGCCTTCGATTTTGGAGAGCATTTTTCACCAAATGGTGTCATTGAATATCGTAGTAATGTTTTAGGTGGTCAGCTGCAAGGTAAACTGCTGGTGACACGCTTCAGTGCTGGGAAAGACATCATTGTGCTAACACCAGGCGGTGCAAACTTGGATATTGTCAATTTCCAAACGGGTATTACTGGCTTCACTGGTTTTAACCCAAGTCCATTGGATTTGGTTGAGAATCCTGCCAATGGAAATCTCTATGTGGCACAACTCAGTCAAGAGACGAGTATAGGCAAAATTACACTTCTGCGTCCACTTCATTAA